The genome window GgagtattacattctccccacctTATAAAATTTGATCCCCGAATTTAACTCAAGTACGTATCTGTAGACTGAAACAAATGGGGGTACTTGACTCGCATAGCATCTTCtatttcccaagtagcttcttcaactGTATGATTTCACCATAAGACTTTTACGAACTCAATTTCTTTTGACCGTAgctttcttacttgcctatcaACAATAGCCATCGGTTCCTCCTCGTAAGATAACTTCTCATCAAGCGGTATAGCAGGTGCTTCAAGCACCTGAGATGAGTCTGATATACATTTTCTTAGCATTGAGACATGAAACACTCGATGGATAAAGGACAACTCAGGAGGAAGTGCCAAATGATAAGCCACAACTCCCACTCGGTCTAGTATCTCATACGGTCCTATAAACCTGGGGCTCAACTTGTCTCttttcccaaaccgcatcacacctttcatagggGAGACTCGTAGAAACACTTTGTCCCCAATTGTGAACGCTAaatctcttcttctcttatcAGCATAAGACTTTTGTCTACTTTGAGCTGTAAGCAATCTCTGTCCGATCAACTGGACCTTGTCCATAGCTTCTTGTACTAGGTCGGGTCCCAATAATTTAGTCTCACCAgtttcaaaccatccgataggagaacgacatcttctaccatacaatgcTTCATACGTGCCACTTGAATACTAGACTAGaagctattgttgtaagcaaattcagcTAAAGGTAGATAGGCATCCCAACTACCTCCAAACTCAAGAATGCAaactctcaacatatcctcaaagATCTGTATAGTACGttcagactgcccgtctgtctgtgtATGAAATGCAGTACTAAGATCTACTCGTGTACCCAATGCTTCTTGAAAAGATTttcaaaagtgtgaggtaaattgtgatcctctatcagagatgatggatattgAAACTCCGTGAAGTCGGACAATTTCGTTCATAAATATCTGTGCATACCTCACTCCACCATATGTAGTCTTCACTGGCAAAAAGTGTGATGATTTCATCAGTCGATCTACAATTACCCATACAGAGTCATAACCTCTAAGGGTTCGTGGTAGCCCGGTGATAAAATCTATAGTaattctttcccatttccactctggaatctcaattTGTTGTAACAGTCCTGCGGGTCGCTGATGCTCAGCCTTGCCTGCTGACAAGTTAAACAACTAGAAATAAAGTTAGCAACATCTTTCTTCATACCTTCCCACCAATAAAATTGCTTCAGGTCATGGTACATTTTTGTGGATCCAGGATGTATAGTGTATTTAGAgttgtgggcttcttcaagaataacATGTCTCAATCCATCTACGTCTGCTACACATAGCCTATCACCCATTCAAAGCACACTATCACTTTCAACAATCATATCCTTGCTTTTACCATCTAAGGCCCCATCTCTGTATTTGCATAATCGCTCATCCTCATATTGGGTGGCCTTAATGCAATGAAGACTTAGCTTGAGCACAAGCCAACAATGCCTCTGAATTTCCGACACTAAATCTGATACCTGTATCTTCTAGTCTCTAAATATGTTTGGCCAAAAGTCTCTTTGTAGGAGCTatatatgccaaactccccatagattttctgctcaatacatcagccaccacattggttttttcaggatgatacaaaatagaacAATCATAGTCTTTGAGTAGTTCCATCCACCGATGCTTCCGAAGATTCAGATCTCTCTGCTGAAATATATACTTCAGACTTTTATGgtcagtataaatctcacaagttttgccgtatagataatgcctccaaatttttagaGCAAATACCACTGCAACCATCTCCAAATCATGTGTAAGATAGTTTTGCTCGTGCTTTTTCAATTGTCTCGAAGAATAAGCTATAATACGACCATTTTGCATGAGAACACATCCTAATCCcaccctcgaggcatcacagaATATTGTAAATCCTCCAGAACCTGATGGTAGGGCTAATATTAGTGCAGTTGGCAAAGGTGttttgagtttttgaaagctCTGCTTGCAttcctccgtccactgaaactttgTATTTTTCTGTGTTAGCTTAGTCAGTGGCGCTGCTATTCTGGAGAAATCCTGCACAAAATGCTTGTAATAGCCTACTAAGCCTAAAAAGCTGCGAATCTTTGTAGGAAAAGTAGGTCTGGGCCATTTTTGCACAACTTcggtcttcttaggatctaccataattccatctttggatacaacatgccccaaaaatgatactgagtctagccaaaattcacacttcgagaacttagcataaagacGATATTCTTGCAATGTCTGCAACACAGTCCTGAGATGATTCTCGTGTTCTTCTTGGCTACGAGAATATATCAggatatcatcgataaatactaTTACAAATCTATCCAGCAACGGCTTGAACACCCTATTTATTAAATCAATGAATTCAGCTGGAACATTAGTCAGTCCTAAaggcatcacaagaaactcatagtgcacCTATCGAGTTCTGAAAGCAATCTTAAAAATATCTTCATCTTTGATTCTAAGTTGATGATAACCCGAACGGAGGTCAATATTTGAAAAGTGGGAAGCTCCTTGTAACTGATAAAACATGTCAtctatacgaggcaaaggatatttattacGTATTGTTATCTTGTTTAACTgcttgtagtcaatgcacattctcagggatccgtctttcttctttacgaacagtactggtgcaccccatggtAATACACTAGGTAtaataaaacccttatctaaTAAATCCTGTAACTATTGCTTTAGCTCCCTCAACTATGCTGGTTCCATTCGATATGGGGGTATCGATATAGGCTGTGTGTCAGTtagcaaatcaataccaaagtctatTTCTCGTACTGGAAGCAATCCTGGTAAATCCtcaggaaatacatcaaaacattcTCTCACTACTGGTACATTTTCTATACTAATTGTTTCCTTTCTCGTGTCATTTACAATAGCTAAGAGACCCAAGCAACCTTTCTTCAGAAGTCACTGAGCTTTCATAAAAGATACAACTTTGCAAGTCTCTCGAACCTGACCCCCTTTTGGAACAAAACTGGGTTCGTTTGGTATCTCAAACTTAACTATCTTTGCATGAAAATCGACGATAGCATATCaagaagataaccaatccattcccatcaACATGTCAAAGTCAATCATTTCGAGTACAATAAGGTCATCTAGAGTATCTCTATCCTCAACCCGAATCTGACAAGCACGATACACGTATTCAGCTAATAGAGACTCTCCAACAGGAGTAGCAACTAGAAAAAGGTCATTCAATAGCTCAGACTGTCTACTAAACCTCAAAGCAAagtacgaggacacatatgagtgagtagatcccggatcaatcaaCGCAAGTgtaatgaatgaaatgcatgagaaatacgtcaataaaatctttcggagtgtcataagaccattatgcctttgattaatatcatgaaataaactttatcaacttacgtattttctgagacccatgaacagatgatagaataatatgacacatggggaatgaagaacataagcatctctagtgtttctatgaatagagtcgtgtatggaaattatgcatttgctcgttttgtttgtgtcgtatagatcatgccaaaaacaaagaagggatagccttaacatacctgaactgattctcttgacaatccctccaaCATACGTTGGTTGCGACAAAatatgtaacggcggatcgaagtaggaaaaaatccgtatgatattcttgagaaagattgtaccgttcTCTCTTAGAATAGCAAAATCCCGTTGCGATTACACAGTATAACTTTGTTGCAAATTTCATAGAATTGCAGATACGTATTGAAACTCCATCTGTTTGCCTTCAATCCATATAGAATTGCAAATCTCTTCAAATTGCAAATGTaaacagacagaaataatacatgtaaccACAACATTCGAGGCCTGAGCATCATGTCTAGTAAATGCAAAAACTCTTGCCTGACCTCTACCAGCATTCCCTTGTCCTTGAGTCACAGTAGCATGGTCCCCAGCACCTCGACCTTTATTTTTTTGTACCTGTAGCACCTGAAGTATTACGAGTAGTCTGAGTAGGTGCAGCTGACTGAATAGAAGCCTGGTTGAAATTCCTCGGAGGCTGAGGGCAATCCCTCAAGTGATGTCCCAACTGGCCACACCGAAAGCACCCTCCAATTAGAACACGACACTGGCCCAAATGTGATCTACCACAGGTCTGGCAGACTGGAGTAGTGGCATATATCTGCCCAGAATTATGATGTCCGGATGCTGACGGTCCACTAGTACCTTGTTTGTAATGTGGTCTGTATGTGGACTGTGAAGACAAGTGTGCCCCTGTCTGAGAaccctgttgttgttgttgtcctgATTTCCTGCTCTTCGATTTTCACCAAAACCACCAGTGAAAGACCCCCTGTCTTGGCCTTCTTACGTAAATCACTAGTTGTACGCTCATCACGTCCCTTGTTTTCAATCTTTCTAGCAAGTTCGACTGCAGCAGAGTAGGATAAGGTCTTCATCTGTGGGGCTACTGTAGTGTATAGACGACTAACCAATCCATCAACAAACTTCTGAACTCGATCTTCTTCGGTAGGCACTAAGTAAGGAGCATATTTAGCCAGCTTACAAAACTTGGTGTTATATGTTGACACATCCATATATGGAGTCTGAAACCAATCTCTCAAAGTCTCTAGCATATTTTTACATTAGGATGTCTGGAAGAAAATGATCCATAAACAACTTACTAAACTTGTCCCATGTCAGTGGTGCTGCTTCTGCTGGCCTTCCTAGCAATATAGTTCCATACCATGTGTTGGCCATATCCTCTAGTTTGTATGTTGCGAGCTCCACGGCTCTCTCACTAGAACATCCTAGAGCACGTAATGTCTTGAGTGTCCCATCCAAAAAACATTGAGGATCTGCTGAATTATCAGAACCTgtgaattttggtgatttcaatttTAGGAACTCTTGTAGGGATACTTCCTTATTCCCGAAAGTCTGAGTCTGTGCAGGTGCTTGTGTCTGTAAAGTAGCCTGAGGAGCTGAACTTCCACCCTGAGTAGGCACCAATACCTCTAACAAATTCAATAACCTCGCCACTGCATCTGCAGGTAAGGCAACAATAGGTACAACAGTTGGCACTGGTGGTGGAGCGTCCTGAACTCCCTGCCCTTGCACTTGATCTAGCATAGCAGCTTACGGTTGACCCATGTTCCCAACTTCAGGTTAAGGAGCAGTCTGTCTTCTAGTTTGATGAACCCAACTTGACCGCTACCCCGGGTAGTACCACGTCCAGCAGATGAGGGTGTGCGTGTCCTAGCCAACTGCGAAAGACATACTCCAAAGTCAATCTCAAGTTATCTCAACACACGATCAAAGAATGAAAGAAGGGAAAACATTCCTAGATGTTCAGTAGCCTCAAGATCATAAGTATGGGCGCCTACGTACCcatgaacaagactctactaaacattacTCCATGACTCAGGACTTAaagcctaagctctgataccaactttgtcacgacccaatttaggatcatgaccggcacTTAGGAGCAAATTCCCacaagtaagcctcatcggtattttacaaaaaaacggatagagtttcCCCTATTTTTAGGCTATCCAAAAAGTTTCCTGTCTCATAAATCAGTAACAACCAACCAATATTCACCTTAATCAGTCACAACCTTCATCAACTAACCACAAACGGGTTTCTACCAATATTACCAACCTCCTCAACAtaataaaaccaaaaccaactctAAAAATACTGAAAGAAAGTATAATACTAGTAACTAGTCCGTATCAACAAATGAATACTCACGACactaaaagaatgactatggagAGACTCTAAGAGTTTAAAGAAAAAccataacaataattaaaatctccgcccacgcgaacaagtgcgaggcctaccaagaactatcaacatgtgcgctctaattaacgaaattctCGTCCGCGTCAACTGTTGTCTCTGTAAAAAGAATTAGCGGGGAATGAGTCTCTAGCTCAGTGAGCAATAACACTTAATCACAACCGTTTTTATCGGGGACAAGTCAGAAATCATGCTAGTATATTAAacaaaaaatatcataaaaatacccTTTCAGAAATAATAAACAATAATCAGTCTCATCATGTTTTTCATGTAATATAAACCAACTGACAATTCGGTAATAAGCTTGGTAAATACTTtgtaatatcaatattcatgtttgggaggtttcaatgaacggatcatgtaatcagtataactgtggacttcttcgcaagaagtcaaatataacggtagtccctactcgagggaaatcagtaacggtatgctagttctactTTTCCACTAGCGAGGGCTGTAACGGTAATcggtaattacaaggtgcaccTGGTCTAACAAACCCGTCGTTAGCTAGAGGATCCTTCAATGTCTACTCCCATTTATACGTGTCTCTGTAATCCGTATATACccatagaaaatattttaaaataatatagggcatttcgattcttatcaaatcatataATTTCATTTCGAGTACAGTAAATTCAAGTAACGGTAAAAGAGATCTAGTGACAATGGAAATATTTTAAACAacggtaatcatctcaaataactatttcggtatcatatcgaTTAAAAGATTTATCccacatgcaactcaaaataatcggtaacatattcatattaaaaatcatgtgtaaatcatgcaagttaaaaaaatacaaattgcggtaagattactactcacagtactcgtgccgAAATACCAAATGCTTCACCTCGAGCAATTCGTACAACTTTTttcaatcaatctataattacatgatatcgatctcatgttaattttcatgtttaggGTAATTCCTAGTTAATTTAGAATGCCCAACCCTGAGGGTCATATCTTTAATTCTCAATCTTTCAAGGCTGTGTCTACCCATGCTACGGTTAATTTTTGAACTAGTCCAAAATCTTCTAAATAACAGGCAATTATATCTTTTTTTCATTATACTATTCAATTTTCTTTACCCTGTATATAAGTTGAAACTTAATACCATTAATGTCCATAATATGTTTTTTTGGAATTTAGATTTCTAATGCCCAATGGAATCCCATAAACACA of Nicotiana tomentosiformis chromosome 7, ASM39032v3, whole genome shotgun sequence contains these proteins:
- the LOC138896327 gene encoding uncharacterized protein, which codes for MDKVQLIGQRLLTAQSRQKSYADKRRRDLAFTIGDKVFLRVSPMKGVMRFGKRDKLSPRFIGPYEILDRVGVVAYHLALPPELSFIHRVFHVSMLRKCISDSSQVLEAPAIPLDEKLSYEEEPMAIVDRQVRKLRSKEIEFVKVLW